The DNA window GCGGCCTCGGGGGCAACCTCGGTGGCGGTGATGTCGGTCATGCTGATTCCTTCGCCCGCGCTCACTGCGCGATCTGCTTGATCTCGAACGGCACCGGCTGCTGCGCGCCGTGCGGGTGCTCGGCACCGGCGTAGACCTTCAGCTTCTTGATCAGCTGGCGGCCGAGCTTGTTGTGCGGGAGCATCCCCTTCACGGCCAGCTCGATGGCCCGCTCGGGACGCTTGCTGAGCAGCTCCTCGTAGCCGACCCGCTTGAGGCCGCCCGGGTAACCCGAGTGGCGGTAAGCGACCTTGGTCTGGCGCTTGTTGCCGGTCAGCGCGACCTTGCCCGCGTTCACGATGACGACGAAGTCGCCCGTGTCGACGTGCGGCGCGAAAGTCGGCTTGTGCTTACCGCGCAGCAGCGTGGCGGCGTGGGTGGCCAGGCGGCCCAGCACGACATCAGAGGCGTCGATGACGTGCCACTGACGCTCGATCTCACCCGGCTTCGGGCTGTACGTACGCACAGGTCTACCTTGTCTCGTCGTCGGTCTGGGGCTGCGCGCCGAGGTGACCAGGGCTTCCCGGCCGGACCAGCGCGCACGAACGACCAAGCGTACCTGATGTGGCACGCCTCTGGATGTCGTACAACAGCAGGCAACGATACCCGGCGCCCCATCGGCAGGTCAAAACGGGGTGCCACGCCGGGTGGCCCGCGCTTTGCCATGGTGCAGGTCACACGCCGGGAATCCTACGCGGCCCCGGCCGGAGGAACACCACCCAGGTCACGACGACGCAGAGGGCGTACCAGCCGATGAAGGTCAGGTAGGCCGCGTCCGCCGTTCCGGAGGAGAGGAAGGACTGCCGGAAGGCCACGTTCACCAGCACCCCACCCGAGGCGCCGACCGCCCCCGCGATCCCGATCAGCGCCCCGGACAGCCGCCGGCCCCGGCGCTCGGCCGCCGCCCGGTCCCCCGTCCGCTCGGTCTCCGCGACGGCACGGGCCCGGAAGATCGCCGGGATCATCTTGTACGTCGACCCGTTGCCGATCCCGGAGAAGACGAAGAGCGCCAGGAACCCGACGAGGTAGAGCGGGAACGACCGCTCCCGCGCGGCGTACAGCACCACGGTGGCGCCCGCGGCCATGGCGACGAAGTTCCAGAAGGTGACCCGGGCCCCGCCGAGCCGGTCGGCGAGCTGGCCGCCGAGCGGCCGGATCAGCGAGCCGACCAGCGGCCCGAGGAACGTCAGCCAGGCGGCGTCGACCGGGGTCGGGAACCGGTCGTGGAACTGGAGCTGGAGCACCTGGCCGAAGGCGAAGCCGAAGCCGATGAACGAGCCGAAGGTGCCGAGGTAGAGCAGGGACATCACCCACGTGTGCGGGTCGCGGGCGGCCGCGCGCAGCGCCCCCGGCTCGTTGCGCGCCCCGGGGACGTTGTCCAGCCAGCGCGCCGAGGCGAGGGCCGCGGCCACGATCAGCGGCAGGTAGACCGCCGGCACCAGCCGGGGGTACGCGGCCCCGGTGGCCGCCAGCACCGCCAGCCCGACGAGCTGCACCGCCGGCACGCCGAGGTTGCCGCCGCCGGCGTTCAGGCCGAGCGCCCGCCCCTTGAGCCGGTCGGGGAAGAACAGGTTGATGTTCGCCATCGAGGAGGCGAAATTGCCGCCGCCGACCCCAGTCAGGCAGGCCAGCACCATCAGCGTCGAGTACGACACCCCCGGCTCGATCAGCACCGCCATCGGGACCGCGGGCACCAGCAGCAGCAGCGCGCTGACGATCGTCCAGTTCCGGCCGCCGAACCGGGCGACCGCCAGGGTGTACGGCAGCCGCAGCACCGCGCCCAGGGCGGCCGGCACGGCGGTGAGCAGGAACTTTCCGGCCGGATCGATCCCGTACTCCGGGCCGAGGAAGAGCACCATCACCGACCAGAGGCTCCACACGGAGAAGCCGACGTGCTCGGCGAAGATCGAGACGTACAGGTTCCGGCGGGCGATCGGGGCGCCGGTGGTCTCCCAGAACCCGGGGTCCTCCGGGCGCCAGTCGGTGATCCGTCGCGGGCGCCCGACGGCGTCCGGGACCGCGGGCCTGGGGGAAGCGAGCGTGCTCACGGCAACTCCTCCTCGTCGGTGACGAGGAGGACGCTAGGAACGGATGGTTTCCCGGCTGTGCCCGTCCGGGGTCGGGTCGGAAACGGAGACCGCACGTCCGCCGGGAGCCGACGGTGAGCCCCGGACTCACAGCTCCTGGAGGATGCGCAACGCCCGCCCCACCCGCTGCATGGTCTCGGTGTCGGCCACGTCGACGCACTCGATGAACCACTGCTTCAACGGCGAGGAGAGACGGTCGGGCATCACCACGTGCCCGCCCATGGGCACGGCCAGGGGCGAGTCCCGCAGCAGCGACTCCTCGACCACCTCGGCCACGATCACGATCGGCACGTCGGTGGAGTTGTAGACGTCGGAACTGATCACCAGCCCGAGCCGTTCGCGGGCGCCGGAGATGCGCCAGACCTCTCCCCTACGCAGCACGCGGCCGCCCGCCGCCGAAGAGGACGTCGTCGACCATGGCGGCCTCCTGGGCGTCGGCCAGGGCGGCGGACTCCAGGTCCAGCCCCGCGCGTCCGACGGCGGTGGCGTGCGCGGTGAAGACCTCGCGCAGCGCCTTCTCCCGGGCGGCCTGGTCCATCCAGGCGGAGAGGGACAGCCCCTCCCGCTTGGCGAACCGGCGCGCCTCCTCGATCGTCTCGTCGGAGAACGACAGTGTCACCTTGGCGGTCATGCCGGAGAGATTACCCACTGGTATGACCGCCAGTCATCCCTGCTCGCGCCCGTCGACGAACGGGACACCCGGGCTTGCGGCGACCATGATCCTCGCAACTTCCCAGAAAATGTCGCCTGCCCGCACACCGAGGGGACACTTTCCGGGAAGTTGTTCGGATTTTGGCTCGCCCACCTGCACGCCGACTGATCGCCGGCCGCGTCCCGTCAGGGGCGGCGACCGCCGAAGACGGCGAAGCGCCACTCCTTGAAGAAGCAGTCCACGTCCGCCAGGCCGGCCTCGGTCAGCCAGCGGCACTGGTCGGCCACCGGCGCCGGGCGGTCGTGGCGCATCCGCTCCCGGGCCGCGGCGATCTCCTCGGCGCCCGAACCCAACTCGGTGATCCGGGCCGTCCAGACCTCGTCGTAGCGCCTGTCCAGCGCCGGGGTCGGGCCGGCGACCTGCTCGGCGTTGACGAACACCCCGCCCGGCGCCAGCGCCTCGGCCGCCCGCCGGTAGAGCGCCCGCTTGCCGTCGTCGGCGAGGTGGTGGATGGCCAGTGCGGAGACCACCGCGTCGTACCGGCCGGCGGGCAGCGGATCGGTCAGGTCGGCGAGCACCGTCCGGTGCGGCACGTCCCGGGCGGCCAGGTGCCCGGCGGCCACCGTGAGCATGCCCGCCGCGCCGTCGACCAGGGTCAGCCGGATGCCCGGGACCGCCGCGGCGAGCAGCAGGGAGAACAGGCCGGTGCCCGCGCCCAGGTCCAGCACCTCGGGGGTACGCCCCGCCGCGAGCGCCGCCCGCAGCGGGGGCGCGGCCACCTGGACGGCCGTGCCGTAGAACGCGTCGAAGCACGGCACCAGCCGGCGCCGAGCCTCGTCGTAGCTGCCCGCGACGGCGTCGAACGCCTCCGCCACACTCATCAGATCTCCCATTATCTAGGATTTTTGTCCCACATTCTAAACCGCGCGGTCCGGCCCGTCACTCCCGTGCGGTGTGAGGCGCTCTTGACAGGACCGAAACAGAAGGGACCCCGACCGGAAACCGCCCGGCGGCACGCTCTTCTGGTATGACACAGGGTGCGCGCGTGACGACACGACCCGGGGTCCCGCCCCGGGAGGCGGCCACGCACTGCCCGTACTGCGCCCTCCAGTGCGGCATGGTGCTGCGCGAGAACGGCCGGCGGGTCGAGGTGCTTCCCCGGCAGTTCCCCACCAACCGGGGCGGCCTCTGCCAGAAGGGCTGGACCGCCGCCGAGCTGCTCGACCACCCGGACCGGCTCACCACCCCGCTGGTGCGGGACCGCCGCGGCGGCGAACTGCGCCCGGCGAGCTGGGACGAGGCCCTCGACCGGGTGGCCACCGGGATCCGTGCCGTCCAGGACCGGTACGGGCGGGACGCGGTCGCGGTCTTCGGCGGCGGCGGGCTGACCAACGAGAAGGCGTACGCGCTCGGCAAGTTCGCCCGGGTGGCGCTGCGTACCCGGCACA is part of the Micromonospora olivasterospora genome and encodes:
- a CDS encoding type II toxin-antitoxin system PemK/MazF family toxin, which translates into the protein MLRRGEVWRISGARERLGLVISSDVYNSTDVPIVIVAEVVEESLLRDSPLAVPMGGHVVMPDRLSSPLKQWFIECVDVADTETMQRVGRALRILQEL
- a CDS encoding DUF6364 family protein gives rise to the protein MTAKVTLSFSDETIEEARRFAKREGLSLSAWMDQAAREKALREVFTAHATAVGRAGLDLESAALADAQEAAMVDDVLFGGGRPRAA
- a CDS encoding class I SAM-dependent methyltransferase, producing MSVAEAFDAVAGSYDEARRRLVPCFDAFYGTAVQVAAPPLRAALAAGRTPEVLDLGAGTGLFSLLLAAAVPGIRLTLVDGAAGMLTVAAGHLAARDVPHRTVLADLTDPLPAGRYDAVVSALAIHHLADDGKRALYRRAAEALAPGGVFVNAEQVAGPTPALDRRYDEVWTARITELGSGAEEIAAARERMRHDRPAPVADQCRWLTEAGLADVDCFFKEWRFAVFGGRRP
- a CDS encoding nitrate/nitrite transporter, whose amino-acid sequence is MSTLASPRPAVPDAVGRPRRITDWRPEDPGFWETTGAPIARRNLYVSIFAEHVGFSVWSLWSVMVLFLGPEYGIDPAGKFLLTAVPAALGAVLRLPYTLAVARFGGRNWTIVSALLLLVPAVPMAVLIEPGVSYSTLMVLACLTGVGGGNFASSMANINLFFPDRLKGRALGLNAGGGNLGVPAVQLVGLAVLAATGAAYPRLVPAVYLPLIVAAALASARWLDNVPGARNEPGALRAAARDPHTWVMSLLYLGTFGSFIGFGFAFGQVLQLQFHDRFPTPVDAAWLTFLGPLVGSLIRPLGGQLADRLGGARVTFWNFVAMAAGATVVLYAARERSFPLYLVGFLALFVFSGIGNGSTYKMIPAIFRARAVAETERTGDRAAAERRGRRLSGALIGIAGAVGASGGVLVNVAFRQSFLSSGTADAAYLTFIGWYALCVVVTWVVFLRPGPRRIPGV
- the rplM gene encoding 50S ribosomal protein L13, giving the protein MRTYSPKPGEIERQWHVIDASDVVLGRLATHAATLLRGKHKPTFAPHVDTGDFVVIVNAGKVALTGNKRQTKVAYRHSGYPGGLKRVGYEELLSKRPERAIELAVKGMLPHNKLGRQLIKKLKVYAGAEHPHGAQQPVPFEIKQIAQ